From the genome of Cedecea lapagei, one region includes:
- the lolA gene encoding outer membrane lipoprotein chaperone LolA: MKKIVIACALLSAMTVTGAWADAAGDLQGRLDKVGSFHASFTQKVTDGTGAAVQEGQGDLWVKRPNLFNWHMTQPDESILVSDGKTLWFYNPFVEQVTATWLKDATSNTPFMLIARNQSSDWKQYNIKQNGDDFVLTPKSSSGNLKQFTINVGRDGTIHQFSAVEQDDQRSSYTLKAQQNGAVDAGKFTFTPPKGVTVDDQRK; encoded by the coding sequence ATGAAAAAAATCGTAATTGCCTGTGCGCTGTTATCCGCGATGACCGTAACCGGAGCCTGGGCTGACGCCGCAGGCGATTTGCAGGGCCGTCTCGATAAGGTCGGTAGCTTCCACGCCAGCTTCACCCAAAAAGTGACCGACGGCACCGGGGCGGCGGTGCAGGAAGGCCAGGGCGACCTGTGGGTTAAGCGCCCAAACCTGTTTAACTGGCACATGACCCAGCCGGATGAAAGCATTCTTGTGTCCGACGGTAAAACTCTGTGGTTCTACAACCCGTTTGTTGAGCAGGTCACGGCCACCTGGCTAAAAGACGCCACCAGCAATACGCCGTTTATGCTGATCGCCCGCAACCAGTCCAGCGACTGGAAGCAGTACAATATCAAACAGAACGGCGACGACTTCGTGCTGACGCCAAAGAGCAGCTCGGGTAACCTGAAGCAGTTCACCATTAACGTGGGCCGCGACGGCACCATTCACCAGTTCAGCGCGGTGGAGCAGGATGACCAGCGCAGCAGCTATACTTTAAAAGCTCAGCAAAACGGTGCTGTGGATGCCGGTAAGTTTACTTTCACCCCGCCAAAAGGCGTCACGGTGGACGACCAACGTAAGTAG
- the serS gene encoding serine--tRNA ligase, protein MLDPNLLRTEPDAVAEKLARRGFKLDVETLRSLEERRKVLQVKTENLQAERNSRSKSIGQAKARGEDIEPLRLQVNQLGEELDAAKNELDSLLAEIRDISLTLPNIPDDCVPLGKDDSENVEVSRWGEPRKFDFEVRDHVTLGEMAKGLDFAAAVKLTGSRFVVMQGQVARMHRALTQFMLDLHTEQHGYMENYVPYLVNQDTLYGTGQLPKFGGDLFHTRPLEEEADSSNYALIPTAEVPLTNLVRDEILDDESLPLKLTAHTPCFRSEAGSYGRDTRGLIRQHQFDKVEMVQIVRPEDSMDALEELTGHAEKVLQLLGLPYRKVLLCSGDIGFGSAKTYDLEVWLPAQNTYREISSCSNMWDFQARRLQARCRSKADKKTRLVHTLNGSGLAVGRTLVAVLENYQQADGRVQVPEVLRPYMNGLEYIG, encoded by the coding sequence ATGCTCGATCCCAATCTGCTGCGTACAGAGCCAGACGCAGTCGCTGAAAAACTGGCACGCCGGGGCTTTAAGCTGGATGTAGAAACGCTGCGCTCTCTGGAAGAGCGTCGTAAAGTACTGCAGGTCAAAACGGAAAATCTGCAGGCTGAACGTAACTCGCGATCGAAATCCATCGGCCAGGCGAAAGCGCGCGGAGAAGACATTGAGCCGCTGCGCCTGCAGGTTAACCAGCTGGGCGAAGAGCTGGATGCAGCGAAAAACGAGCTTGATTCTCTGCTGGCGGAAATCCGCGATATCTCTCTGACCCTGCCAAACATTCCTGACGACTGCGTACCGCTGGGCAAAGACGACAGCGAAAACGTTGAAGTCAGCCGCTGGGGCGAGCCGCGCAAGTTTGATTTTGAAGTGCGCGATCACGTGACCCTCGGCGAAATGGCAAAAGGCCTGGACTTTGCGGCGGCTGTTAAACTGACCGGTTCTCGCTTTGTGGTGATGCAGGGGCAGGTAGCGCGTATGCACCGTGCCCTGACCCAGTTCATGCTGGATCTGCACACCGAGCAGCACGGCTACATGGAAAACTATGTACCGTACCTGGTTAACCAGGACACGCTGTACGGCACTGGCCAGCTGCCGAAGTTTGGCGGAGACCTGTTCCATACCCGTCCGCTGGAAGAAGAAGCGGACAGCAGCAACTATGCGCTGATCCCAACGGCGGAAGTGCCGCTGACTAACCTGGTCCGCGACGAAATTCTTGACGATGAATCGCTTCCACTGAAGCTTACCGCGCATACGCCGTGCTTCCGCTCCGAAGCGGGTTCTTATGGCCGCGATACCCGTGGCCTGATCCGTCAGCATCAGTTCGACAAAGTTGAAATGGTGCAGATTGTTCGTCCGGAAGACTCGATGGACGCGCTGGAAGAGTTGACCGGCCATGCTGAGAAAGTTCTGCAGCTGCTGGGGCTTCCTTACCGCAAAGTGCTGCTGTGCAGCGGTGACATCGGTTTCGGTTCGGCTAAGACCTACGATCTGGAAGTCTGGCTGCCGGCGCAGAATACCTACCGTGAAATCTCTTCCTGTTCAAACATGTGGGATTTCCAGGCACGTCGTTTACAGGCTCGCTGCCGCAGCAAAGCAGACAAGAAAACTCGTCTGGTTCACACCCTGAACGGCTCCGGCCTGGCGGTTGGCCGTACCCTGGTGGCGGTGCTGGAAAACTACCAGCAGGCTGATGGCCGTGTTCAGGTGCCGGAAGTGCTGCGCCCTTATATGAACGGTCTGGAATATATCGGCTAA
- a CDS encoding replication-associated recombination protein A, whose translation MSNLSLDFSDNTFQPLAARMRPENLAQYIGQQHLLAAGKPLPRAIEAGHLHSMILWGPPGTGKTTLAEVIARYANADVERISAVTSGVKEIREAIERARQNRNAGRRTILFVDEVHRFNKSQQDAFLPHIEDGTITFIGATTENPSFELNSALLSRARVYLLKSLTVADIEQVLEQAMSDKERGYGGQNIVLPDETRKAIAELVNGDARRALNTLEMMADMAEADASGNRVLQTQLLTEIAGERSARFDNKGDRFYDLISAVHKSIRGSAPDAALYWYARIISAGGDPLYVARRLLAIASEDVGNADPRGMQVAIAAWDCFTRVGPAEGERAIAQAIVYLACAPKSNAVYTAFKAAMADARERPDYDVPVHLRNAPTKLMKEMGYGQEYRYAHNEPNAYAAGEEYFPPEMAQTRYYQPTSRGLEGKIGEKLAWLTEQDQKSPTKRYR comes from the coding sequence GTGAGCAATTTGTCGCTCGATTTTTCAGATAACACCTTCCAGCCCCTGGCCGCGCGTATGCGGCCAGAAAATCTGGCGCAGTATATCGGCCAGCAGCACCTGCTCGCGGCCGGAAAACCGCTGCCCCGCGCCATTGAAGCAGGCCACCTGCATTCGATGATCCTCTGGGGGCCGCCGGGAACCGGCAAAACTACCCTCGCCGAAGTGATTGCCCGCTACGCAAACGCGGATGTCGAACGCATTTCCGCGGTCACTTCGGGTGTAAAAGAGATCCGCGAAGCCATTGAGCGCGCACGGCAAAACCGCAATGCCGGTCGTCGCACCATCCTGTTTGTGGATGAAGTTCACCGCTTCAACAAAAGCCAGCAGGATGCCTTTCTGCCGCACATTGAAGACGGCACCATCACCTTTATTGGCGCGACAACCGAAAATCCCTCGTTTGAGCTGAACTCGGCGCTGCTTTCCCGGGCTCGCGTGTATCTGCTGAAATCGCTTACCGTGGCGGATATCGAACAGGTGCTCGAGCAGGCGATGAGCGATAAAGAGCGGGGCTACGGCGGCCAGAATATCGTGCTGCCGGACGAGACGCGAAAAGCCATTGCCGAGCTGGTGAACGGCGATGCACGCCGGGCGCTCAATACGCTGGAAATGATGGCGGACATGGCTGAGGCAGACGCCAGCGGCAATCGTGTCTTGCAGACCCAGCTGCTGACGGAGATTGCCGGTGAACGCAGCGCTCGCTTCGATAATAAGGGCGATCGTTTCTATGACCTTATTTCAGCGGTGCACAAATCTATTCGCGGCTCCGCGCCAGACGCCGCTCTTTACTGGTACGCGCGCATCATTAGCGCGGGCGGCGATCCGCTCTACGTCGCGCGCCGTTTGCTGGCGATTGCTTCCGAAGACGTTGGCAACGCCGATCCAAGAGGTATGCAGGTGGCGATTGCCGCCTGGGATTGCTTCACCCGCGTGGGGCCAGCGGAAGGTGAGAGAGCGATTGCGCAGGCGATTGTCTACCTGGCCTGCGCGCCTAAAAGTAACGCAGTCTACACCGCATTCAAGGCCGCAATGGCGGATGCGCGTGAACGCCCTGATTATGATGTACCGGTTCATCTGCGCAATGCCCCGACGAAGCTGATGAAAGAGATGGGCTATGGTCAGGAGTATCGTTACGCTCATAATGAACCTAACGCCTATGCCGCCGGAGAAGAGTACTTCCCACCTGAAATGGCACAAACTCGCTACTATCAGCCGACCAGCAGAGGCCTGGAGGGCAAGATTGGCGAAAAGCTAGCCTGGCTTACCGAGCAGGATCAGAAAAGCCCCACAAAACGCTACCGCTAA
- the dmsA gene encoding dimethylsulfoxide reductase subunit A has product MTDKTPNAILAAEVSRRKLVQTTAIGGLAAAAGAFSLPFSRLASAAQSAAPGGSEKVVWSACTVNCGSRCPLRMHVVDGEIKYVETDNTGDDDYEGLHQVRACLRGRSMRRRVYNADRLKYPMKRVGARGEGKFERISWDEAFDTIASSMKGIIKEYGNEAIYLNYGTGTLGGTMTRSWPPGSTLIARLMNCCGGYLNHYGDYSTAQIAAGLNYTYGGWADGNSPSDIENSKLVVLFGNNPGETRMSGGGVTYYLEQARKKSNARMIIIDPRYTDTGAGREDEWIPIRPGTDAALISALAWVMINEDLVDQAFLDKYCVGYDEKTLPAGAPRNGHYKAYILGQGGDGVAKTPEWASQITGIPVDRIIKLAREIGSAKPAFISQGWGPQRHSNGELVSRAIAMLSILTGNVGIHGGNSGAREGSYSLPFVRMPTLENPVQTSISMFMWTDAIERGEEMTATRDGVRGKEKLDVPIKMVWNYAGNCLINQHSQINRTHDILQDDKKCEMIVVIDNHMTSSAKYADILLPDCTASEQMDFCLDASCGNMSYVIFAEQAIKPRFECKTIYEMTTELAKRMGVESAFTEGRTQEGWMRHLYAQSREAIPELPSFDEFRKQGMFKKRDPDGHHVAYKAFREDPHTNPLTTPSGKIEIYSAQLAEIAAVWELPEGDVIDPLPVYSAGFENVGDPLAEKWPLQMTGFHYKARAHSTYGNVDVLKAACRQEMWINPLDAKQRGIANGDEVRIFNGRGEVRINAKVTPRIIPGVVALGEGAWYSPDANKIDRAGSINVLTTQRPSPLAKGNPSHSNLVQVEKA; this is encoded by the coding sequence ATGACTGATAAAACCCCTAACGCGATCCTTGCGGCAGAGGTCAGCCGTCGTAAGCTGGTCCAAACCACGGCAATCGGTGGTTTAGCTGCTGCGGCTGGCGCCTTCTCGCTTCCTTTCTCCAGGCTCGCTTCTGCGGCCCAATCCGCCGCCCCCGGCGGAAGTGAGAAAGTGGTCTGGAGCGCCTGTACGGTAAACTGCGGTAGCCGCTGCCCGCTGCGCATGCACGTAGTGGATGGCGAAATCAAATACGTCGAAACCGATAACACCGGTGATGACGATTATGAAGGTTTGCATCAGGTGCGAGCCTGCCTGCGTGGCCGTTCCATGCGCCGCCGTGTCTACAATGCCGATCGGCTGAAATATCCTATGAAACGCGTCGGCGCGCGCGGTGAAGGAAAGTTTGAGCGTATCAGCTGGGATGAAGCCTTCGACACCATCGCCAGCAGCATGAAAGGCATCATCAAAGAGTATGGCAACGAAGCTATCTACCTGAACTACGGGACGGGGACGCTGGGCGGTACGATGACGCGCTCATGGCCCCCAGGCTCTACGTTGATTGCACGCCTGATGAACTGCTGCGGCGGTTACCTCAATCACTACGGCGACTACTCCACGGCGCAGATAGCCGCAGGCCTGAATTACACCTATGGCGGCTGGGCGGACGGCAATAGCCCGTCTGATATCGAAAACAGCAAGCTGGTGGTGCTGTTTGGCAACAACCCGGGTGAAACCCGCATGAGCGGTGGCGGGGTGACTTATTATCTCGAGCAGGCCCGCAAGAAATCCAATGCCCGCATGATCATTATAGACCCGCGCTACACCGACACCGGCGCGGGACGTGAAGATGAGTGGATCCCTATTCGCCCTGGTACCGATGCGGCGCTGATCTCCGCGCTGGCGTGGGTGATGATAAACGAAGATCTCGTAGACCAGGCCTTCCTGGATAAATACTGCGTTGGCTACGATGAAAAAACGCTGCCGGCGGGGGCACCACGCAACGGGCACTATAAGGCCTATATTCTCGGTCAGGGCGGAGATGGTGTTGCTAAGACACCAGAATGGGCTTCGCAGATCACCGGGATCCCGGTTGACCGCATTATCAAACTCGCTCGCGAAATCGGCAGCGCTAAACCGGCCTTTATCAGCCAGGGCTGGGGTCCGCAGCGCCACTCTAACGGTGAGCTGGTCTCCCGTGCCATCGCCATGCTTTCTATTCTGACCGGCAACGTCGGTATTCACGGCGGCAACAGCGGGGCGCGAGAAGGCTCCTACAGCCTGCCGTTTGTCCGTATGCCAACGCTGGAAAACCCGGTTCAAACCAGCATCTCCATGTTTATGTGGACGGACGCTATTGAGCGCGGCGAAGAGATGACGGCTACACGTGACGGCGTGCGCGGCAAAGAGAAGCTTGATGTCCCAATCAAAATGGTCTGGAACTATGCCGGTAACTGCCTGATCAACCAGCATTCCCAGATCAACCGCACCCACGACATTCTGCAGGATGACAAGAAGTGCGAGATGATTGTGGTTATCGACAATCACATGACCTCCTCAGCGAAATACGCCGATATTCTTCTGCCGGACTGTACGGCTTCCGAGCAGATGGATTTCTGCCTCGACGCCTCCTGCGGCAACATGTCCTATGTGATTTTTGCCGAACAGGCCATCAAACCTCGCTTTGAATGCAAAACCATCTATGAGATGACCACCGAGCTGGCAAAGCGCATGGGCGTGGAGTCAGCGTTTACCGAGGGGCGAACTCAGGAGGGCTGGATGCGTCATCTTTACGCTCAGTCCCGGGAAGCGATTCCGGAGCTGCCGAGTTTTGATGAGTTCCGCAAACAGGGGATGTTCAAAAAGCGTGACCCGGACGGGCATCACGTGGCCTACAAAGCCTTCCGTGAAGATCCGCATACGAACCCGTTAACCACGCCGTCAGGCAAGATTGAAATTTATTCCGCACAGCTGGCGGAGATCGCCGCCGTCTGGGAACTGCCGGAAGGCGATGTTATCGATCCGCTGCCGGTGTATAGCGCTGGCTTTGAGAACGTTGGCGATCCTCTGGCGGAGAAATGGCCGCTGCAGATGACCGGTTTCCACTATAAAGCTCGCGCTCACTCGACTTACGGCAACGTCGACGTGCTGAAGGCCGCCTGCCGTCAGGAGATGTGGATCAACCCGCTTGATGCAAAACAGCGTGGCATCGCCAACGGTGATGAAGTCCGTATTTTTAACGGTCGCGGGGAAGTCCGCATTAACGCCAAAGTCACGCCACGCATCATTCCCGGCGTTGTGGCCCTGGGAGAGGGAGCCTGGTACAGCCCGGATGCCAACAAGATAGACCGTGCGGGCAGCATCAACGTGCTTACCACGCAACGCCCGTCACCGCTGGCAAAAGGCAATCCATCCCACAGTAACCTGGTCCAGGTTGAAAAGGCGTAA